The following proteins come from a genomic window of Cervus canadensis isolate Bull #8, Minnesota chromosome 20, ASM1932006v1, whole genome shotgun sequence:
- the LOC122422721 gene encoding transmembrane protein 230-like, with protein sequence MLGQPTAWSGGRWVDALALAPPPAAWPRASSAPTRWVIVPTRINVAAGMPSGKVRYAKLPSPDGGHINSQKETSPAKESLKPKRCPGVGRPHVLEKSRTDIPFKAIACAFSQFLVGAFLIITGCLLLAGCISKVGANRAFPVLTVGILVFLPGFYYLIVAYRAYRGCPGCSFRDLPDFDY encoded by the coding sequence ATGCTGGGGCAGCCCACCGCGTGGTCAGGCGGCCGTTGGGTGGACGCCCTGGCCTTGGCGCCTCCGCCCGCTGCGTGGCCACGGGCAAGCTCCGCGCCCACTCGTTGGGTTATCGTGCCCACTCGCATCAACGTGGCTGCTGGCATGCCCAGCGGCAAAGTGAGATACGCAAAGCTCCCCAGTCCCGACGGCGGACATATTAACAGTCAGAAGGAAACTTCACCTGCCAAGGAGAGCTTAAAGCCGAAAAGATGCCCAGGTGTCGGAAGACCTCATGTATTGGAGAAAAGCCGTACTGACATTCCTTTTAAGGCCATCGCCTGCGCCTTCTCACAGTTTTTGGTTGGTGCTTTTCTCATTATTACGGGCTGCCTCCTGCTGGCAGGCTGTATCAGCAAAGTGGGCGCCAATCGAGCCTTCCCAGTCCTGACTGTCGGCATCCTGGTGTTCCTCCCCGGGTTTTACTACCTGATCGTCGCCTACAGAGCCTACCGAGGCTGCCCGGGCTGCTCCTTCCGTGACCTTCCGGACTTTGATTACTAG